The Argopecten irradians isolate NY chromosome 4, Ai_NY, whole genome shotgun sequence genome has a window encoding:
- the LOC138322321 gene encoding uncharacterized protein, with product MCSSHKQQCSSHIQQCSSHKQLCSAHKQLCFSHKQLCYSHKQLAPPTNNCAPPTNNSAPPTNNMCSSHKQLSPHHKNNCALQTTCSSHKQQCSSHKQLCSSHIQSSAPPTNNSAPPTNNSAPPTNNSAPPTNNSAPPTNNSAPPTNNSAPPPQTTVLLPHNGQTQCSSTKRAPPQTTCLHTTVLLPQTTCKNSAPPNKQQLCSSTTMCSSQGNCAPPTTATVSSQRAPHNTVLPQTTVPLSQTTVLHLQTTVLLPHTAVPLPLTPVPFPHTAVLLPKTAIPLPLTTAPPSAPHIQRTIALR from the coding sequence ATGTGCTCCTCCCACAAACAACAGTGCTCCTCCCACATACAGCAGTGCTCCTCCCACAAACAACTGTGCTCCGCCCACAAACAACTGTGCTTCTCCCACAAACAACTGTGCTACTCCCACAAACAACTGGCTCCTCCCACAAACAACTGTGCTCCTCCCACAAACAACAGTGCTCCTCCCACAAACAACATGTGCTCCTCCCACAAACAACTGTCTCCTCACCACAAAAACAACTGTGCTCTCCAAACAACGTGCTCCTCCCACAAACAACAGTGCTCCTCCCACAAACAACTGTGCTCCTCCCACATACAGAGCAGTGCTCCTCCCACAAACAACAGTGCTCCTCCCACAAACAACAGTGCTCCTCCCACAAACAACAGTGCTCCTCCCACAAACAACAGTGCTCCTCCCACAAACAACAGTGCTCCTCCCACAAACAACAGTGCTCCTCCCCCACAAACAACTGTGCTCCTCCCCCACAACGGCCAAACACAGTGCTCCTCCACAAAACGTGCTCCTCCACAAACAACGTGCCTCCACACAACTGTGCTCCTCCCacaaacaacatgcaaaaaCAGTGCTCCTCCCAACAAACAACAACTGTGCTCCTCCACAACAATGTGCTCCTCACAAGGCAACTGTGCTCCTCCCACAACAGCAACAGTGTCCTCACAACGTGCTCCCCACAACACTGTGCTCCCACAAACAACTGTGCCCCTCTCACAAACAACTGTGCTCCATCTACAAACAACAGTGCTCCTCCCACATACAGCAGTGCCTCTCCCACTAACACCTGTGCCCTTCCCACATACAGCAGTGCTCCTCCCAAAAACAGCAATTCCCCTCCCACTAACAACTGCCCCTCCTAGTGCCCCCCACATACAGAGGACTATAGCACTGAGATGA